A window of Hevea brasiliensis isolate MT/VB/25A 57/8 chromosome 14, ASM3005281v1, whole genome shotgun sequence contains these coding sequences:
- the LOC110643703 gene encoding uncharacterized protein LOC110643703 → MQVKYSFADVSAFEKHKVIIPILMVALVIYGISWAIEVKLRANESNYQTIAGNIRLLSSSLVIVLLILMLVPYFGWMLLTSWALLFIWVAWKSYKEMYQLLLQAFNGLKKLTWDMRHRMLKKSNQLPVVVKELAHNSTVDEGKGLEVAALPSP, encoded by the exons ATGCAAGTGAAGTACTCATTTGCAGACGTGTCTGCATTTGAGAAACACAAGGTCATCATCCCCATCTTGATGGTTGCTCTAGTCATATATGGCATATCATGGGCCATTGAAGTTAAACTCAGAGCTAATGAGTCAAATTACCAAACAATTGCGGGCAATATCCGTCTATTATCCAGCTCCCTTGTGATAGTGTTGTTAATATTGATGCTTGTTCCTTATTTTGGATGGATGCTTTTGACCTCATGGGCTCTTCTTTTTATCTGGGTAGCATGGAAGTCATATAAAGAGATGTATCAATTGCTGCTTCAAGCATTCAATGGATTGAAGAAGCTAACTTGGGATATGAGACATCGCATGcttaaaaaatcaaatcaattaccTGT GGTTGTAAAAGAATTAGCACACAACTCCACTGTAGATGAAGGCAAGGGTTTAGAAGTTGCAGCTCTTCCTTCACCATG A